A part of Myxococcus landrumus genomic DNA contains:
- a CDS encoding HMA2 domain-containing protein: MARYIYVVHVLPGRVRLRLTWLREHASLANALAEGLMAVQGMDEVEVRPFTGSVLCRHDPEMLEAKDVVREVRELTGVDLVIRPGEEPPEEATLFAALETGSDVARATSRFVKGLDVDVLRATHGRVGLGVLMSMGFAAAGVAKVVTTRQLPMPDWFNLAWWAFATFTGVERTAINNTESPVRGPPPRSRTPEEQEAPEPEDLSS; encoded by the coding sequence ATGGCCCGCTACATCTACGTGGTTCATGTCCTGCCCGGGCGCGTGCGTCTGCGGCTGACCTGGCTGCGTGAGCATGCCTCGCTCGCCAACGCGCTCGCGGAGGGGTTGATGGCCGTGCAGGGCATGGACGAGGTGGAGGTGCGTCCCTTCACCGGAAGCGTCCTGTGCCGTCACGACCCGGAGATGCTCGAGGCAAAGGACGTGGTGCGGGAGGTGCGGGAGCTCACCGGGGTGGACCTCGTCATCCGCCCAGGCGAGGAGCCGCCCGAGGAGGCCACCTTGTTCGCCGCGCTGGAGACCGGCAGCGACGTGGCCCGCGCCACCAGCCGCTTCGTGAAGGGGCTCGACGTCGACGTGCTCCGCGCGACCCACGGACGCGTGGGCCTGGGCGTGCTCATGTCGATGGGGTTCGCGGCGGCGGGCGTCGCCAAGGTGGTCACCACCCGTCAGCTCCCCATGCCGGACTGGTTCAACCTGGCGTGGTGGGCCTTCGCCACCTTCACGGGCGTGGAGCGCACGGCCATCAACAACACGGAGTCCCCAGTGCGAGGCCCCCCCCCTCGC
- a CDS encoding cation-translocating P-type ATPase, translating to MVVFLIDGQASPAVVVRHAVASRRLRLAVPGLLGDRYLGRRLERTFQTWPGIETVKAEPRSGRMLVRYAPNAPLLNRLEQAPEDAPSPEPTKEARSRKPIESAPDEEPWHSLTVEQVLHRWKTDRHGLSRAEAATRLKRYGANTVAGIKPRSRWSLLRAQVATVPMGLLMGSAAASALAGDRLEATAILAVVGLNAGIGYRIERRNESLIASWQKLEAGQAQVLRDGVVHEVPVSDLVVGDVLLVRAGDVLHADARVLEAHRLSVDEAPLTGESEPQLKDPEPVSHDAPLAERTCMLYAGTVVASGHGRAVVVATGKSMALARVRELVEETASPPTPLSRKLEQLDRRVAVFSVGASVASGVVGLLRGRPMGQVLRGAVALGVAALPEGLPIVATAALVRSMQRLHARGMVVRRVSAAEALGGVTVICTDKTGTLTRNDMRLEVLDVGGGAVDLASLRAKPEAVLEDVPTLALAAALLNSDVDVHRNGHEVIITGSSTERALVTAAHDAGLDGAALRRAFPRRRLLERSEGIHYVVSLHDAPGGGVAFIKGAPEQVVRLCSSDSRGPLDTEAQQRLLQRNKALAEAGLRVLALGWRRMDPSRGTAPDGGYTFLGFMGLRDPLREGAADTLHQARVAGIRTILLTGDQRHTAEAVARAVGLRGETLTAKELTARLSEPGGAEGDWLDRVAVLARVTPEDKMVLVRALRRRGEVVAMAGDGINDAPALKAADVGVAVGARSSDMARQMADIVMAGEDLRGIIHAVGEGRIVQDNLRRAIRFLFATNLSEMALVIGATLVGSREPLSPLQLLWLNLLTDTLPGLALALESGDPDILDRPPAPPGAPLLSRSLARRVVRDALLMAGLGATGMVLGGPPLAFGMLTAAQLGYATVCRAPHHLHGGGYQGSGRFTVLVGSAVAMQVLGLTVPPLRAVLGLPPPSLLTFGGLATGLVLPGLLMGVSRQRRRLTRRNKPFFIPASVEVSP from the coding sequence ATGGTGGTGTTCCTCATCGATGGGCAGGCTTCGCCCGCGGTGGTGGTGCGGCATGCGGTGGCCTCACGGCGTCTGCGGCTGGCGGTGCCAGGACTCCTGGGAGACCGCTATCTGGGACGGCGGCTGGAGCGCACCTTCCAGACCTGGCCCGGCATCGAGACGGTGAAGGCGGAGCCTCGCAGCGGTCGCATGTTGGTGCGCTATGCGCCGAACGCTCCGTTGCTGAATCGACTGGAACAAGCGCCCGAGGACGCTCCGTCCCCCGAGCCCACGAAAGAAGCCCGGTCTCGCAAGCCCATCGAGTCCGCGCCTGACGAAGAGCCCTGGCACTCGCTCACCGTGGAGCAGGTGCTGCATCGATGGAAGACGGACCGGCACGGCCTGTCCCGAGCGGAAGCCGCGACGAGGCTCAAGCGGTACGGCGCCAACACGGTGGCGGGAATCAAGCCGCGCTCACGGTGGTCGCTGCTGCGAGCGCAGGTCGCCACCGTGCCCATGGGGCTGCTCATGGGTTCGGCCGCGGCCTCCGCGCTGGCGGGAGACAGGTTGGAAGCCACCGCCATCCTCGCGGTGGTGGGACTCAACGCCGGCATCGGCTACCGCATCGAGCGGCGCAACGAGTCGCTCATCGCCTCATGGCAGAAGCTGGAGGCAGGGCAGGCCCAGGTGCTGCGCGACGGCGTGGTCCACGAGGTCCCCGTGTCGGACCTCGTGGTGGGGGACGTGCTCCTGGTGCGCGCGGGAGACGTGCTGCACGCGGATGCACGGGTGTTGGAGGCACACCGGCTCAGCGTGGACGAAGCGCCTCTCACGGGGGAGAGCGAGCCCCAGCTCAAGGACCCCGAGCCCGTGTCCCATGATGCACCTCTCGCCGAGCGCACCTGCATGCTCTACGCGGGAACGGTGGTGGCCTCCGGCCATGGCCGCGCGGTGGTCGTGGCCACGGGCAAGTCCATGGCCCTGGCGCGAGTGCGCGAGCTGGTGGAGGAGACCGCCTCTCCTCCCACGCCGCTGTCGCGAAAGCTGGAGCAACTGGACCGGCGCGTGGCGGTGTTCTCCGTGGGCGCGAGCGTGGCGTCCGGTGTGGTGGGCCTGCTTCGCGGAAGGCCGATGGGGCAGGTGCTGCGCGGCGCGGTGGCGCTCGGGGTGGCGGCCTTGCCGGAGGGACTGCCCATCGTCGCGACCGCCGCGCTGGTGCGCTCGATGCAACGCCTCCATGCACGCGGCATGGTGGTGCGCCGAGTCTCCGCCGCCGAGGCGCTGGGCGGTGTCACCGTCATCTGTACGGACAAGACGGGGACGCTGACGCGCAACGACATGCGCCTGGAGGTCCTGGACGTGGGAGGTGGCGCGGTGGACCTCGCGTCCCTGCGCGCGAAGCCGGAGGCGGTGCTGGAGGATGTCCCCACGCTGGCGCTGGCCGCGGCGCTGCTCAACAGCGACGTGGATGTCCACCGCAACGGGCACGAGGTCATCATCACGGGCAGCTCCACCGAGCGGGCCTTGGTGACCGCGGCCCATGACGCGGGACTGGACGGAGCCGCGCTGCGACGCGCCTTCCCTCGGCGCAGGCTCCTGGAGCGCTCCGAGGGCATCCACTACGTGGTGAGCCTGCACGACGCGCCCGGCGGAGGCGTGGCCTTCATCAAGGGCGCACCCGAGCAGGTGGTGCGGCTGTGCTCGAGCGACTCACGAGGGCCGCTCGACACCGAAGCGCAGCAGCGCCTGCTCCAGCGCAACAAGGCCCTGGCGGAGGCGGGGCTGCGAGTGTTGGCGCTCGGCTGGCGGCGCATGGACCCGTCGCGCGGCACTGCACCCGATGGCGGCTACACCTTCCTGGGCTTCATGGGCCTGAGGGACCCGCTGCGCGAAGGGGCCGCGGATACGCTGCACCAGGCGCGCGTCGCGGGCATCCGCACCATCCTCCTCACCGGTGACCAGCGGCATACCGCCGAGGCGGTGGCCCGCGCGGTCGGCCTGCGAGGCGAGACGCTCACGGCGAAGGAGTTGACCGCGCGTCTGTCCGAGCCTGGAGGCGCGGAGGGGGATTGGCTCGACCGGGTCGCGGTGCTCGCGCGGGTGACTCCCGAGGACAAGATGGTCCTCGTGCGTGCCCTTCGCAGGCGAGGCGAAGTGGTGGCCATGGCGGGTGATGGCATCAATGACGCACCCGCGTTGAAGGCGGCGGACGTGGGCGTTGCGGTGGGAGCTCGCTCCAGTGACATGGCTCGGCAGATGGCGGACATCGTCATGGCGGGCGAGGACCTGCGCGGCATCATCCACGCGGTGGGCGAGGGGCGCATCGTCCAGGACAACCTGCGTCGCGCCATCCGCTTCCTCTTCGCCACCAACCTGTCGGAGATGGCGCTGGTGATAGGCGCCACGCTCGTGGGCAGCCGTGAGCCGCTGTCTCCGCTTCAGTTGCTCTGGCTCAACCTGCTGACGGACACGCTCCCGGGCCTCGCGCTCGCGCTCGAGTCGGGTGACCCGGACATCCTGGACCGTCCGCCAGCGCCTCCAGGTGCGCCGCTGTTGTCGAGGTCCCTGGCACGGCGAGTGGTTCGCGACGCGCTGCTGATGGCGGGCCTGGGCGCCACGGGAATGGTGCTGGGTGGACCGCCGCTGGCGTTCGGGATGCTCACGGCCGCGCAGCTCGGCTACGCCACGGTGTGCCGGGCGCCACATCACCTCCACGGTGGTGGCTATCAGGGCTCCGGACGCTTCACCGTGTTGGTGGGGAGCGCGGTGGCCATGCAGGTGTTGGGGCTCACTGTGCCGCCGCTGCGCGCGGTGCTGGGACTGCCACCGCCGTCGCTGCTGACCTTCGGCGGTCTGGCGACGGGGCTGGTGCTGCCCGGCCTCCTCATGGGCGTGTCCCGTCAGAGGCGACGCCTGACCCGCCGCAACAAGCCCTTCTTCATCCCCGCTTCCGTGGAGGTTTCCCCGTGA
- a CDS encoding YcjF family protein, with protein sequence MELHLAEEIRKQVDEAFRKRGRVNIVIAGRSGVGKSTLINAVFHGRIADTGQGRPITRETREYTKDGIPVSILDTRGLELGAFKETLTLLEDLVATRAREGDATRHLHCAWMCIGEDSRRVEEGDLEVARMLARHMPVIAVITKARNDQGFRAEVEKLLPVARNVMRVRALLETDDEGHTLHPRGLVELVELTMELVPEAQRNAFAAAQRVSIGQKRKRAHGIVASAAATAAVIGATPIPFADAALLVPTQVGMLAGISSVFGLPLTEAFLSTLVSSVATGLGATFSGQAIVSGLLKLMPGAGSLVGALIAASTATALTTLFGETYIAVLSTLMERRSGELPIEEEVIRAFREELTLRRAAV encoded by the coding sequence ATGGAGCTCCATCTCGCAGAAGAGATTCGCAAGCAGGTCGACGAGGCCTTCCGCAAGCGCGGGCGGGTCAACATCGTCATCGCCGGGCGAAGCGGCGTGGGGAAGAGCACGCTCATCAACGCCGTCTTCCACGGACGCATCGCCGACACGGGACAGGGTCGTCCCATCACCCGCGAGACGCGCGAGTACACGAAGGACGGCATCCCCGTGAGCATCCTGGACACACGGGGCCTGGAGCTGGGGGCGTTCAAGGAGACGCTGACGCTGCTCGAGGACCTGGTGGCCACGCGGGCCCGCGAGGGAGACGCGACGCGGCACCTGCACTGCGCCTGGATGTGCATCGGCGAGGACTCGCGCCGGGTCGAGGAGGGAGACCTGGAGGTCGCCCGGATGCTGGCGCGACACATGCCGGTCATCGCGGTCATCACCAAGGCGCGCAATGACCAGGGCTTCCGCGCGGAGGTGGAGAAGCTCCTGCCCGTGGCCCGCAACGTCATGCGCGTGCGAGCGCTCCTGGAGACGGATGACGAAGGCCACACGCTCCATCCGAGAGGGTTGGTGGAGTTGGTGGAGCTCACCATGGAGCTGGTGCCGGAGGCGCAGCGCAACGCCTTCGCCGCGGCACAGCGCGTGAGCATCGGGCAGAAGCGCAAGCGCGCGCACGGCATCGTCGCAAGCGCCGCGGCCACCGCCGCCGTCATTGGAGCCACCCCCATCCCTTTCGCCGACGCCGCCCTGCTTGTCCCCACGCAGGTCGGAATGCTGGCGGGGATTAGCAGTGTGTTCGGCCTGCCGCTCACGGAGGCGTTCCTCTCCACGCTGGTGAGCTCGGTGGCCACGGGGCTGGGGGCCACGTTCTCCGGGCAGGCCATCGTGTCGGGCCTGCTCAAGCTCATGCCGGGTGCGGGCTCGCTCGTCGGCGCGCTCATCGCCGCCTCCACCGCCACCGCGCTCACCACCCTGTTCGGCGAGACCTATATCGCCGTGCTCTCGACGCTGATGGAGCGGCGCTCGGGAGAGCTCCCCATCGAGGAGGAGGTCATCCGCGCCTTCCGCGAGGAGCTGACGCTGCGCCGCGCAGCGGTGTAG